The sequence AGCAGCCTCTTCGAACGcattgctgaggttggtcactgattcccgtagtcgttctgtccaacgtgCGAGATCGttgttcagaacgggatcgtagggggtttccctcagtattgcgttgacggctctaatgtgctgggccggagtagtcacttgattctccgcttccGCATTGCTGCGCGCTGACGTGCCAACatcgtcgatagccaatacctcacgCGGCGTActcgttgtcgatgatccatagtcttcgagcaagtgcaagactgatggttcgtggggatcgatgtcgattaccccaacaaatcgatctgaaatcggcgtcgctccttgttccttgtccttatccctgatggggatgcgtgactgctggaccttaggaggtggcgtcttcatggcgctgagaaagaccttgcagctcgagaggtcgtgattctttgtcttgtgaataggacaatagacatcacgagttggagaggtacgctgaattccacgctctttgcaggcacgaattTCAGCATGGACGTTGAGAAAGACCCAGCAGGCTTGTagggtgtgtttcctggttttgtggataggacaccaggaccttgtcacctcggaagtaatcctcgtcggctcgtgattcctgtcggaaagacaaggcttggccgcactaggatccttctcgggtTCGGATGTCGTCGACATTCCGATCTCtgcttcggcgggaggatccttcgacatggagtcgccccgagttgtagccactgcgttctcgtttccggccATTGGCGGACCAGCTGAGATTGGCATTGTGGTGTAATCCggaaagacgatttcgccgacttgagtccacaccagtgtTGTTGAAAtaggaactccttggttgaggttggtgttgacgctgttgtcgacgaagctggatgtcatagtagtagaaccttgagcaccaagtccccctacctggcgcgccactgtcgacaggtgatacccgtagaccggatatagagggtattggggtacgctggtataaggatctacgtaatacgacatcaagcggacagaaaatgaaaattatactggttcaggcctcttgataggtaatagccctaatccagttgatatgggattatatgatggaaatcacaggttacaaagggaataatggaactcgatgataccggcgagatcgtaatcaagttggttcgactagatctcccggcgacttggctccagTGGGCttcgacttcgtaggctgtggtggttgtgttggctATATGATTCGATCCTTTAAGTCCtcccgggggtcccttttatatcgcaggtcagacGGTTCCCAAGTAGGACTtagagacatcggaccctgcacGATACATTGATGACCCAGtcctgtccgagtaggactctttccatctACAAACTCCGTGAAGGATTCCCTTAATGTATACAGAGAACGTCCATATACGCGCAAGcatgccatatcgatatgtgacgtatatcgaagggtaaagtgtataccttacccgtaaccctgacagaaaAGAGGGTAAAAACATTAAGAAACACAcctgttgacgtaaaacacgaagcctgggagatctgcctaactccagtgcaggtccaaagctcgccttcaagtgtgttagcgtgccagttgatttaatcctgcaatcaacaagaaatagagacaaagagatcatggttaaatctataaatgatagctaatcggctaagtgccgatgacatatcatttatctttgagccaatgtcacatgtgaatcgatcggcggttataaatagataataaggaactaaatctattcgatcggctgtagatattaacaatatatagttcttatatcgatatatacttaaatcaagtgattgggatagatcggtcgccatgccgagacagtataaatcacttagatcgaaatatatattaataacaagattatatatgtttatagcataaccgatcagataaatctagcatgtatcggctaatactctgatacttCTTTGTatcaagatatcaaaacaagtatgatatatcaaacaaaagcctaatatacttaaatgcaataagatcttagcCGATGTTAgccgatatttaacctaattgGCTGCCCTCTatcaacagatgttagccgatggtaggttagatgatgatattgctagagattatgtaagatatatgataactcgacgaattacataaacaagattagagtatcataaagatggaagcactaatcccgagaacacaagccgtcataacaagttttacctcttgttgaagatcgaaaccgatgcagctcaacccgaaagcaagaactcgccgaaataaaactaaagcaaaagggtggcgatgcgccgaaattgtattgaacgtgtgtgtttcaaattacatagggctcgaggtctatttatacccgagaattacaagatatgtccataccggacacgactattatctctaacaaactctaagataccataagtctttgcggcagactttttccctaagcatatctctaaggaaattacataaaacatcataattaatagatacaattgctttctcaggactctatccatgtgcggcaatcatcttgaagcatattgactcaacccgatgttgtacaccaagtcgtattgtcggaatcggttGTATTAcctaacccagtctgactcggacttagccgatccaatcgtagccgatccggactccagccgattcttactctgttctCAAATCGATCTCTGTCTCCGGCTCCACTTCGGTCTAATCCTtctttccgatgctgatattaccaaatttgatcGTTAACAACACCTCAAATGAAAGAAAATGGTAATATAGCGTGATGATATGTTTGAGCGTGGTATTTTAACGAAACCATATTTTGGAGTGACATTTCAGCGGAACCCCATTCTTAAGATAGTATAGTGTCAATTTTCTCAGCGCGAGGGTAAATTTGTACTTTGGCATGTACATGCTGGAATCGATTCAAGCGAGAATCACATTCGTGGCGGCCCCATGGTGTGACTTTCGACGTGCTTTGGTGGCGGAGGCATCCCCACTGTCCTGGAGCAACACTTTGACCGGTTGCCACAAAAATTTTAGAAAGGGAACATCTAAAAAGCTGTTGCATACTTGGCTGACGTTGATGTTGTTGGAGTGCTGAGTTAAATATGGAAGaaattcatgtaaaaaaatatgaaagatatactcccttcgtcagTACAATAAATCGAATAGagatattttcaaattcaaaatattagaatgtgtcactgAAGTATTAGATTGGTCTCTTGCGGACGGGGAAGGAGTAGAACACTGAACACACACGATTTCTGTTGCGGTCTCCACGAGCGtgaaataggagaagaaaacaaaagagaaaaggacaaGGAAAATGGACGACCGCGACCTGGACTCCGCCGCGCTCTGGGCCGCCGTCGactcggcggccgccgcccaaGCCTCCCGCCGCGACCACGACCGTACGCACCTCCGCAATCTGGAGGACGACGAGCATCGAGATCGAGGAGGCGAGGTGGTGCAGCCCGCCCGTCCCTTCAAGGTCCCTCGACTCCTGACTACGCCGCCCCCGCCCTCTCCTCGGCCTCTGCAACTGCAGATGGCCCCCCGGCCCCATTCCTCGCCCAACATCACCCTCACGCCCGACGCCACcaggctcgtcgtcgtcgacaccCCACCTCCCACACCTACCGCCTGCTTCGCCGCCCACGACCTCTTCCCCGCCATCTCCGTCGCCAACTTCAGAAAGTACCAGGAGGCAGCCCTCTCGGTATGTACGTACGGCCCTAATCCTCCTCCAACCTCTAAATTATTACTATTAATTAATTCGTGACACTGGAGTACTCCCATTTAGTACTAGTACTGCTACTTTACTAACCAGCTCTCTGTAAAttatactactactcctactacttaACTGAATACTGAATTGTTACTGATGCTGCTATTTCAGATTCTAGATAAAAGCGACTACACCTCCATCAGTGGGAATCCATACATCAAGAAATCAGGTCCTTTGATTGACTCATACTCCTAATTGTTGTTGTGATCTGTGATGATCTACTCACTCAAGCATCCTTTTCCATATCCCTTTTCAGGCTGGAGGAAAATATCATGCTTCTTCAATATCTCATTTGAAATCAAGGACCGCTCCATTGAGTTCGATGAAAACCGCAATGTCAACCGTGCCGAGTTTCTCGTTCGAGCATCGATGCAGTTAGTATGCTTTATCTTTCTTACAGAATTATCACTATAACTCATCTTGTTTAAATTAAACGTACCCCTCGCTTACTTTACTTGTATCATCAACTGTTGTTGTTaactctttctttcttttgtgtttAAAGAGGTGGCAGGTTTTCGGATGGTTGGGGTTCATGTGATCGGCGTGAGAAAAAATTTAACAAACCAAACCATGATGTTCCCAGCACAGCTGAAACCAGAGCTAAGAACAAAGCCTGTCAGGTAAGGAGAATTGTCACTATGTTTTCACTTTGTCTCAGTTAGGTAGTATTATTATTACATACCAGAAATTCATGCCAGCATGCATATGCTCTTTTagtaattttagatttgaacCGTTCTAGTCGCTTGCTTCTAGGGGGGGAGCCAGGATTTTGAGGCACCGGGGTCACATTAGCTAGCCTAAGCTACTGTCATATTTGATAGGGCTCTAATTCTAAGATCAATTTTTTAAGCTACATAGTTTTAGATCCAAAAGTTTTTGGAACTAAATTAATGGTGAATCGAGGTAATTTCGGTGGGATATCAATATTTTAGACTAAACATAAAGTGTTAAATCACTTCAATTAGTTATTTGGACTATAAACTCTAAAGGTGGCAATAATTTATGAGCTAAAACCATCAAAATTGGCTAACTACGCCTAattattttggcaaaaaaagTTCTTAAAGTTGTTTATTAACTTAAAAAGGACTAATTTGTAGTACCACTTTAGTAGAATTACTAGCTAGCCTAATTGCATGTATAAACACACTACATAGCTAAAAATAGCTAATTTGTAAGTGCTCAAACATGCTAATGGGTGAGCAGTTCTCACACTAGTCTGTAACTATTATGTATTGCTAGTAGTGTTTACTCTGTGAGCTGCTGCAGTTCATCGGGCTGGGGTCAACAAGCATCGGCTAATGCGGCCACTGCTCGCAATATACAAAGGAACATACTGGTTGGTCAGATATTGTCAGTGTCATCTGACCCTAGTGATACAAcgtagctccgcccctgcttGCTACAATGTTCAATAAAACAAACAGAACGGTCAGCAAACAATTTTTAGTTTCCAATTGGGTCGTATTGTAGATCAAGGAGGCAGAAGCAAAAAAAACTGCTAGAGGGGGCCAGACTGCTAAGACGAGTGGGaagtgaaatatatatatggtgctCAACATGGATGGAGTTTCAGATCGAGGAGGCTGCAATGATGAGAATGTTAGGATCGCATAGTGCTGATACCTTGGGGTAGGTTGCTGTATATGGTATTTTGTCAAGTTGTGTTCACTAGCTCCTGTTCTGTTTTTTTAGCTGTTTGATGTTGCCTGTAAGGGTAGAATTCCTAGAAAAGTTAAGACTGTTTTTTTGCTGGTTACCCTCTCCTAACCAGGATGGATACCTGGAGAAGGATGAATTTGCTGGAAGTCATGCACATTTGGTAGTTTCTCATTTCTATCAacgggaatttttttttggggggtgggTCCCGCAGAAGTTACAGTCTGCAAGGCCCACCCACAAAAGAGAATCTTTGAGGGAAAGAATAGCATTGTACTGAGTTATCTTATTTGATGAAGAAACGATGCATGCATTTAGAGATGTGTAGCTTAGAACTAAAGTGTGTGTTACTGGATATATATGGTGGGTAGGCATGTTTTTGACTGGGTCATGACAGGCGTGTGCTTGTGTGGTGCTTTTACGTACTACATTCTTTTATGCATCATTAGGGTACTGGCTTTTACAGTTTAGCTAGACGTAGATGTGAAATATCATGAGTTCACGACAAGTCTGTACTCAGGACAATCCTTACATAAGCTAGTGTGGACCATTGCTATAGTTTATCGGAGTATTTTTATTTCACTATAGATCAATCAATATGTTGGGAGTAACCGTTTATTGCTGTAAACATGCATATTCCGCAGGACCTTGTTGGTATCGGAAATAGCCATACATTGAAGAACAGCCTTGGCTGATAATCTGCTAAACTGAGGACCGGCAAAACAGTGAGTGAACAAAAAGCGTCGGGAAGCTTCTGCTTCTCCCGATGGACATATCACACAACGTATTTTCTCAAAATCTTTTTGACTACAATCCTTGGATGGATGCTGTTGAGGCTTGTTATAACTAGTTAACTCGACAATCATTGGGTGGTGTTCAGGTAACTTGATGTTGCCCTTAGAAATACGACGCAGGGCAGAAGAGCTAGGTTGCGTACTTGCGTCATTGCGCCAGGTGAAAGTGAACGACTCGTGAAGTGGTATGGCAGGATTAGTATGTActtatttttaagtaaattgCATATCGGGATACTCTTTTGTACCATATTGTTACAAATTGGACTAGGGGTAAACAAAGTTTTTCACTTTGGACGGACCACTTATCTTTATCAGTCGCTTCCTCTCTTTATTATCACAGATTCACAGTCCTTTGCCTTCATAAACACCTCTATTCGACAATGTATGCAACTTAAAATTCTACTAGACTACTTACTATGCAATGGATGTGTTCATAGTGGTTTTCCCATCCAAATACCTGTTGGCCATTCGATTGAAGTGACGCTTTACATTTGATTTAATTACCTTGACCACTCAGTATATGATTAGTAACCTCGCTTTGGTTTACATCAACTTAAGTGGGATAGTTGAAGCGTCACCTGGAGTTTTGAGTTGTTCAACTTTAgatgagggacctaaagtgaactttcCCCCCAAAGAAATCAATGAGAAAACGCGGCGTCGTGTATGGGTCGGGCCCATGAAAAAAGGCCCAACAGAAGCTTTCAGTCGAGAGTCGCCGCCACGATGACACACACGCCACGCGCCCCGAAACCTAGACATGATGGAGATGGACCGAGGCGAGGCGACGATGAGGATGCGGCTTTGAAGTTGAACTAGGCGGCGGTGGGCCCACCGCTTCCATTCTTCTCGCCTTTTTCTTCCACCGTTGCGAGTTCTCTCTGCCTGCGCTGCGGCTGCACCCTTCCCCAAGTCGGATTTCCATTGCATTCTCGATTCCattccttccccctccccctctttctTCGACTTGGACTTggccttccttcttcctcctcctcaacctCGACCTCGATCTAGGTCTACGCTCCGCCCTCCGCcccccgccccccgccgccgccaggtaTGTATTCTTCTCTCCTCCTGGGGCCTGGGCTAGGAGGCTAGGGGGCTAGGGAGACGAGGTCCCGAGATTTGCCATACTGATGAATGCTgtttcgattcgattcgattccagggagggagccggagccggagccgatcGATGGCGTGGCTCCGCGCCGCCTCGGGCCTCGCCCGccacgccctccgccgccgcgtgcccgcCGCTTCCCGTTTCTTCcactcggcgcggccggccTGGAGGTCCTCCGCCCCGGTGCCCCGCGCCGTCCCGCTGTCCAGGCTTACCGACAGCTTCCTCGACGGCACCAGCAGCATCTACCTCGAGGAGCTCCAGCGCGCATGGGAGGccgacccctcctccgtcgacgAATCCTGGGACAACTTCTTCCGCAACTTCCTCGGCCAGGCCgcgccctcctccgccggccTCTCCGGCCAGACCATCCAGGAGAGCatgcagctcctcctcctcgtccgtgCCTACCAGGTTAACGGCCACATGAAGGCCAAGCTCGACCCGCTCCGACTCGACGACCGCGCCGTCCCGGACGACCTCGACCTTTCCCTCTACGGCTTCACCGAAGCTGACCTCGACCGCGAGTTCTTCCTCGGCGTTTGGAGGATGGCCGGTTTCCTCTCCGACAACCGCCCCGTCCTCACCCTCCGCGAGATCCTCAGCAAGCTCGAGCAGGCCTACTGCGGCCCCATCGGCTACGAGTACATGCACATCCCTGACAGGGACAAGTGCAACTGGCTAAGGGACAAGATCGAGACCGCCAAGCTCAAGGAGTACAACaaggaccgccgcctcgtcatGCTGGACAGGCTCATCTGGAGCACCCAGTTTGAGAACTTCCTCGCCACCAAGTGGGCCACTGCCAAGCGCTTTGGCCTCGAGGGCGGCGAGACCCTCATCCCTGGCATGAAAGAGATGTTTGACAGGGCTGCCGACCTTGGCGTCGAGAACATTGTAATCGGCATGCCACACAGGGGAAGGCTTAATGTGCTTGGCAATGTTGTCCGCAAGCCCTTGTCTCAGATTTTCAGTGAGTTCACCGGTGGGACTAGGCCCGTCGAAGGCGAGGATGGCCTCTACACTGGAACCGGTGATGTCAAGTACCATCTGGGCACCTCCTATGACAGGCCAACTCGAGGTGGAAAGAGGATCCACCTATCGTTGGTTGCGAATCCCAGTCACCTCGAGGCTGTCGATCCTGTTGTCATAGGCAAGACGCGGGCAAAGCAATTTTACTCCAATGATCTTGACAGGACAAAGAACATGGGCATTCTCATCCATGGAGATGGCAGCTTTGCTGGGCAGGGTGTTGTCTATGAGACACTTCATCTGAGTGCCCTTCCAAACTATACAACTGGAGGAACCATCCACATCGTTGTCAATAACCAAGTTGCCTTCACAACAGATCCAAGAGCCGGCAGATCTTCGCAGTATTGTACGGATGTTGCCAAAGCCTTGAACGCTCCTATATTCCATGTAAacggtgatgatctggaggcaGTTGTACGAGTTTGTGAGCTTGCAGCTGAGTGGCGCCAGACTTTCCATTCTGATGTGGTAGTCGATCTGATCTGTTACCGACGATTTGGACATAATGAAATCGATGAGCCCTCCTTCACACAGCCAAAGATGTATCAGGTGATCCTCATTCTACTGATTTCAATTATTTGTTTATGGATAGCTGATCGTTTTCTCATATAGGTTGCACTCGCCCATTGctttatacctttgccttgttACTTCCTTGCATTTGATGTTCAGTTGCTGTCAATATGATTGCTACTTGTGctgttttactattcttttttcctttccttttggAGTGTTCCTGATGAAACTTTTTCTGTGGCAGGTTATTAAGAACCATCCTAGTTCATTAAAGCTTTATGAACAGAAACTGCTAGGAACAGGCGAAGT is a genomic window of Oryza glaberrima chromosome 7, OglaRS2, whole genome shotgun sequence containing:
- the LOC127779067 gene encoding uncharacterized protein LOC127779067; amino-acid sequence: MAWLRAASGLARHALRRRVPAASRFFHSARPAWRSSAPVPRAVPLSRLTDSFLDGTSSIYLEELQRAWEADPSSVDESWDNFFRNFLGQAAPSSAGLSGQTIQESMQLLLLVRAYQVNGHMKAKLDPLRLDDRAVPDDLDLSLYGFTEADLDREFFLGVWRMAGFLSDNRPVLTLREILSKLEQAYCGPIGYEYMHIPDRDKCNWLRDKIETAKLKEYNKDRRLVMLDRLIWSTQFENFLATKWATAKRFGLEGGETLIPGMKEMFDRAADLGVENIVIGMPHRGRLNVLGNVVRKPLSQIFSEFTGGTRPVEGEDGLYTGTGDVKYHLGTSYDRPTRGGKRIHLSLVANPSHLEAVDPVVIGKTRAKQFYSNDLDRTKNMGILIHGDGSFAGQGVVYETLHLSALPNYTTGGTIHIVVNNQVAFTTDPRAGRSSQYCTDVAKALNAPIFHVNGDDLEAVVRVCELAAEWRQTFHSDVVVDLICYRRFGHNEIDEPSFTQPKMYQVIKNHPSSLKLYEQKLLGTGEVSKEDVQKIHEKVNRILNEEFAKSKDYVPNKRDWLSAYWTGFKSPEQISRVRNTGVNPGVLKRVGQAITTLPEDFKPHRAVKKIFEQRAAMIESGEGIDWAVAEALAFATLIVEGNHVRLSGQDVERGTFSHRHAVLHDQENGRKHCPLDHVVMNQNEELFTVSNSSLSEFAVLGFEMGYSMENPNSLVLWEAQFGDFSNGAQVMFDQFLSSGEAKWLRQTGLVVLLPHGYDGQGPEHSSARLERFLQMSDDNPFVIPEMEPTLRKQIQECNWQVVNVTTPANYFHVLRRQIHREFRKPLIVMAPKNLLRHKDCKSNLSEFDDVEGHPGFDKQGTRFKRLIKDRNDHKQVEEGIKRLVLCSGKVYYELDEERKKTERSDVAICRVEQLCPFPYDLIQRELKRYPNAEIVWCQEEPMNMGAYSYISPRLYASMKTLGRGSFDDIKYVGRAPSAATATGFLSVHAQEQTELVKKALQAEPIKFP
- the LOC127779069 gene encoding uncharacterized protein LOC127779069 isoform X2, with the translated sequence MDDRDLDSAALWAAVDSAAAAQASRRDHDRTHLRNLEDDEHRDRGGEVVQPARPFKVPRLLTTPPPPSPRPLQLQMAPRPHSSPNITLTPDATRLVVVDTPPPTPTACFAAHDLFPAISVANFRKYQEAALSILDKSDYTSISGNPYIKKSGWRKISCFFNISFEIKDRSIEFDENRNVNRAEFLVRASMQGGRFSDGWGSCDRREKKFNKPNHDVPSTAETRAKNKACQDLVGIGNSHTLKNSLG
- the LOC127779069 gene encoding uncharacterized protein LOC127779069 isoform X1, whose amino-acid sequence is MDDRDLDSAALWAAVDSAAAAQASRRDHDRTHLRNLEDDEHRDRGGEVVQPARPFKVPRLLTTPPPPSPRPLQLQMAPRPHSSPNITLTPDATRLVVVDTPPPTPTACFAAHDLFPAISVANFRKYQEAALSILDKSDYTSISGNPYIKKSGWRKISCFFNISFEIKDRSIEFDENRNVNRAEFLVRASMQGGRFSDGWGSCDRREKKFNKPNHDVPSTAETRAKNKACQIKEAEAKKTARGGQTAKTSGK